From the genome of Triticum aestivum cultivar Chinese Spring chromosome 3B, IWGSC CS RefSeq v2.1, whole genome shotgun sequence, one region includes:
- the LOC123066884 gene encoding cationic peroxidase SPC4: MVCARTVSAPLLAAAAVAALALACSLGYGAYAAAEHEAAGAGGDDVRLRQPPITRGLSFDFYKRSCPRAESIVRHFVRHAVRKDVGLAAGLLRLHFHDCFVQGCDASVLLDGSATGPGEKQAPPNLTLRPSAFKAINDIRDQLERECRGAVVSCSDILALAARDSVVATGGPEYRVPLGRRDSARFATTQDVLSGLPAPTSAVPCLLDVLHSHSPDLDATDLVTLSGGHTVGLGHCVSFEGRLFPRPDPTMSPDFLGRLRQTCPAKGTDARAALDVRTPDVFDNKYYVNLVNREGLFVSDQDLFNNDATRPIVERFARSQRYFFSQFGVSMVKMGQIRVLTGDQGQVRRNCSARNPGTAADGLEWSSLVQTVVDAAPESLGF; encoded by the exons ATGGTTTGTGCTAGGACAGTCAGTGCTCCTCTGCTCGCTGCAGCAGCAGTAGCGGCGCTGGCACTGGCCTGCTCGCTGGGATATGGGGCTTATGCGGCGGCAGAGCAtgaggccgccggcgccggcggggacGACGTGAGGTTGAGGCAGCCTCCGATCACGCGCGGCCTGTCCTTCGACTTCTACAAGCGGAGCTGCCCCAGGGCGGAGTCCATCGTGCGCCACTTCGTCCGGCACGCCGTCCGCAAGGACGtcggcctcgccgccggcctcctccgcctccacttccacgactgcttcgtccaG ggcTGCGACGCGTCGGTGCTCCTCGACGGCTCGGCCACGGGGCCGGGGGAGAAGCAGGCGCCGCCCAACCTCACGCTCCGCCCGTCCGCCTTCAAGGCCATCAACGACATCCGGGACCAGCTGGAGCGCGAGTGCCGCGGCGCCGTCGTGTCCTGCTCCGACATCCTGGCGCTCGCCGCGCGCGACTCCGTGGTGGCCACGGGCGGGCCCGAGTACCGCGTGCCGCTCGGCCGGCGCGACAGCGCGCGGTTCGCCACGACGCAGGACGTGCTGTCCGGCCTCCCCGCGCCCACCTCCGCCGTGCCGTGCCTCCTCGACGTGCTCCACAGCCACAGccccgacctcgacgccaccgACCTCGTCACGCTCTCCGGCGGGCACACCGTGGGGCTCGGCCACTGCGTCTCCTTCGAGGGCCGCCTCTTCCCGCGGCCCGACCCGACGATGAGCCCGGACTTCCTCGGCAGGCTGAGGCAGACGTGCCCGGCCAAGGGCACCGACGCGCGCGCCGCGCTGGACGTGCGCACGCCCGACGTGTTCGACAACAAGTACTACGTCAACCTGGTGAACCGGGAGGGGCTCTTCGTGTCGGACCAGGACCTGTTTAACAACGACGCCACCCGGCCCATCGTGGAGCGCTTCGCGCGCAGCCAGCGCTACTTCTTCAGCCAGTTCGGCGTGTCCATGGTGAAGATGGGCCAGATCagggtgctcaccggcgaccaggGCCAGGTCCGCCGCAACTGCTCCGCCCGCAACCCCGGCACCGCCGCCGACGGCCTCGAGTGGTCGTCCCTGGTGCAGACCGTCGTGGACGCCGCTCCGGAGAGCCTCGGTTTCTAG